Proteins from a genomic interval of Colletes latitarsis isolate SP2378_abdomen chromosome 12, iyColLati1, whole genome shotgun sequence:
- the Cert gene encoding ceramide transfer protein, which translates to MADEIETVRLVEETECVEAEIDGDDVDEEGSDGVVVPELKGTLSKWTNYIHGWQTRFIVLKDGTLSYYKSEQDSGFGCRGSISLYKANIKAHEFDECRFDVSVNDCLVWYLRANCPEEKQRWVDVLKSYKSESGYGSENSLKRHGSAISLVSNTQSITSAGSFTKRGVRGLKEKLAELETFRDILIKQIDTLQKYFDNCAENAKNISMKENKVETMFDPAKHSVDFKGEAITFKATSEGVLATLQHCVELMVQREDAWRRRWEKEIEKKRKVQELYKTLKDQVAMHQGDSPRPRVLIHGGPDYEEGPHSALCDEEFYDAVETGLDKIDEENQLRDRLKQKSVSILATPTMSASKHRLWPEIEKITMQQLHYARLGVGAGGWQLFAEDGDMRMYRREEEADGLVVDPLKACHVVKGVTGHEVCEIFFSPEYRSGWEATLEDMTVIENISKDTLIFLQTHKRIWPASQRDALFWSHMRRVSDDQDPDAHDLWIVCNHSTEHSDYPPNTGKCVRVYLTVCLVCQTFIDPPKDEEEIKRENITCKITYCSVVNPGGWAPAPVLRALYKREYPKFLKRFTSFCIDQCKDKPITY; encoded by the exons ATGGCCGATGAAATAGAAACAGTTCGACTTGTTGAAGAAACCGAGTGCGTGGAAGCAGAAATAGACGGTGACGATGTAGACGAAGAAGGTTCCGATGGTGTTGTAGTTCCAGAACTTAAGGGTACATTATCCAAATGGACAAATTATATACATGGCTGGCAAACTAGATTTATTGTTCTCAAAGATGGTACTTTATCTTATTACAAATCTGAGCAGGACAGTGGATTTGGATGTCGTGGTTCAATAAGTTTGTATAAAGCTAATATTAAG GCACACGAATTTGACGAATGTAGGTTCGATGTATCTGTAAACGATTGTCTAGTATGGTATTTAAGAGCAAATTGTCCAGAAGAAAAGCAGCGTTGGGTCGATGTTTTAAAATCTTATAAG tcgGAGTCTGGTTACGGAAGCGAGAACAGTTTGAAACGTCACGGTAGTGCCATTTCGCTTGTGTCGAATACACAATCTATCACAAGCGCAGGTAGCTTTACTAAACGTGGCGTTAGaggattgaaagaaaaattagcaGAACTTGAAACCTTCAGAGATATTCTAATCAAGCAAATAGATACTTTGCAGAAGTATTTTGATAATTGCGCAGAAAATGCTAAAAACATTTCCATGAAAG AAAATAAAGTTGAGACAATGTTTGATCCAGCCAAACACTCAGTAGATTTTAAAGGAGAAGCGATAACTTTCAAAGCAACGAGCGAAGGTGTGCTTGCGACATTGCAACATTGCGTTGAATTAATGGTACAACGAGAAGATGCATGGCGTCGTAGATGGGAAAAAGAAATTGAGAAAAAACGAAAAGTACAGGAACTTTACAAAACTTTAAAAGATCAAGTTGCGATGCATCAAGGTGACTCTCCTAGACCCAGAGTCCTTATCCATGGAGGTCCAGATTATGAG gAAGGACCACATAGTGCTCTCTGCGATGAAGAATTCTATGACGCAGTAGAGACTGGATTAGATAAGATTGATGAAGAAAATCAGCTGAGAGATCGTTTGAAACAAAAATCAGTTTCGATATTAGCAACTCCTACTATGTCGGCGTCTAAGCATAGACTTTGGCCAGAG ATAGAAAAAATAACGATGCAACAATTGCATTATGCACGACTTGGAGTAGGAGCTGGTGGCTGGCAATTATTTGCCGAAGATGGCGACATGCGAATGTATAGACGCGAAGAAGAAGCAGATGGCTTAGTGGTAGACCCTTTAAAAGCATGTCATGTTGTGAAAGGAGTCACTGGTcatgaagtttgcgaaatattctTTAGTCCTGAATATAGAAGTGGATGGGAGGCTACGCTCGAGGACATGACCGTGATCGAAAATATTTCTAAAGATACTCTGATATTTCTACAAACGCATAAACGAATTTGGCCAGCAAGTCAAAGAGATGCGTTATTCTGGTCGCATATGCGTAGAGTTTCTGACGATCAAGATCCCGATGCACACGATTTATGGATAGTTTGTAACCATAGTACGGAGCACTCTGATTATCCT CCAAATACAGGAAAATGTGTGAGAGTGTATCTAACTGTGTGTCTCGTATGTCAAACCTTTATTGATCCTCCAAAAGatgaagaagaaataaaaagagAAAATATTACATGTAAAATAACTTACTGTTCCGTTG TTAATCCTGGTGGATGGGCTCCAGCACCTGTTTTACGTGCTCTTTATAAAAGGGAGTATCCAAAGTTCCTTAAACGTTTCACTAGCTTTTGTATCGATCAGTGTAAGGATAAACCAATTACATATTAa
- the LOC143348992 gene encoding BLOC-1-related complex subunit 8 homolog: MAAKVYQSDQELETKVKKATERISENMHIVANEPSLAFYRLQEHVRKALPPMVEKRVEVLTLQQQLLGRCYDVEYAVSAIKTMHGAGKSFENTLEFIKNAIFFKQQLKYEEQRRHKKDANRDSVYKRLSAHIPTLDHLPDEISDVVRETANRVESMMNHARHSAEIQKTN; encoded by the exons atgGCTGCAAAAGTATATCAATCGGATCAAGAGTTAGAAACAAAGGTTAAAAAAG CAACTGAACGCATATCCGAGAATATGCACATTGTTGCAAACGAGCCGTCTCTTGCATTTTATAGACTTCAAGAACACGTAAGGAAAGCGTTGCCTCCTATGGTGGAAAAACGGGTAGAAGTATTAACGCTTCAGCAGCAACTTTTGGGTAGATGCTACGACGTAGAATATGCCGTTAGTGCTATTAAAACAATGCACGGAGCTGGAAAAAGTTTTGAGAATACTCTGGAATTCATAAAGAATGCGATATTCTTCAAACAACAATTAAAATACGAGGAACAACGTAGACATAAAAAAGATGCAAACAGAGATTCTGTATATAAACGATTATCTGCACATATTCCCACTTTAGATCATTTGCCGGATGAAATATCCGATGTAGTAAGGGAGACAGCCAACAGAGTAGAATCTATGATGAATCATGCTAGGCATTCTGCAGAAATacaaaaaacaaattga
- the Gp210 gene encoding nucleoporin 210, translating to MILAAFFILFYMVSDASVHRLNVPRVLLPVFNDFAVNFTLEVTDGACYQWSTSRLDIIQLIPINENVERTCSSAILIQTITRESTRNTAIVLAEDVNNGQFLRCDVIVDAIFSLNLVTTTRELYIEEAPEAFEVRAYDEQGNEFTTLAGVEFFWSIDNTDKYMLDGKTQNDVLRFMTYQESQYETPSTVAALDSVSKTGHIVLLEGIKTGTAKVSVRLPYPEYKHVPPIEVELIVIANLIIIPSDITIMAYDSFKYKIMQARQGRLEEINLPSSQYYLEAENPDILEIDNDHDSAYAKSLGRTKVFLHDKNVRDEYPVILPSAMVNVNDVSYITLAILPNKNWGLILGHTHEIVVELYNNKDHKFYIGEGVEVSMKLDERYFEPKLVTQNGTYVVGVPITCGTMTIEATLYGIIDKYGKKIPVASRPTTRAELLIHTPVTIQPKVLAVPWDFKAKSRYDIVLKASGGDGSYVWSSRHSSIVTVSQNGGIRIVATGTTEISVAMTRNQYNKDTARVYVLTPSKLKVVEYSMEVAVGEPIYLHIALYGKLINGTDSKEVPFNDCRDINFETYIPDSNFVQNDSKVVEPVGIACAVIAITSMDIGTSEVTVVYKANGQYLTDNITVSAYEPLLAIHPSSKETLLAVGSSRKIVFKGGPHPWSSKPQSYLRKIQVSESKFVEVIEHGDLPNEFHKLSVFEVMCKALGEVILTFTISNVPLLPNCKSMYAIETVRIICGKPRHIYLQPEYKDSKNCPISLNTERVMAYSGKNFKLITIVKDEEGRTFDNITSLHIEWNLKPSSIGFVEMSPGCMEETFTDMNVILPKNYYQNVIFKKHSGVLTLTATVTGYQKYILSKLKIIPEWPPFAIETERRIYETPLIEASIQMVLVNDTSISPSKLMVLNDPTAKYYLQVSQGSGYYEFVLSTDDIADVRYIESTKTISITPKASGVLNLALVDLCLPSKSAEAVIEIQQLAVIEIETVNKIEKGKCVVAALKLYDTNGHIIKLPFLNVLEFKAEVDNECIEVKQLPPSEHGNAPYNQLLYMIYGMAEGESQLTFVNKGGDREIQSESATIQVFLPLRVFPKNLTILVGTVYQVQTIGGPSNAEIEFSTKSNDILNVDRNGIFEGKSVGQTKIIVRAIGLNAKGNKVIYSEDYTDIHVLYLEGIKIVVPTSRVKVGATFPLWAFGIPEYLTPLIIGSMQLPLIFMWSSSDSNLVTLYNMYEGTGINIRYQNEVSLRAKAIGPGLATIYLNVTMPCNMLAGFKSDVTYTTFVKVEIFEELRLTHPELPSNVPVILMSPNSVLKLQTNRDKHGSTTYKVLSTMHGNDSEDTHALTPTSKTVIIDKNGIIKAGENLGKIVISISNMEAYNLKQSITVIVEVKPVHYMMISLKSILRIRNGEELNMLPKGMELDYALEYYDNVGTKFHAAEINAKTMLNRADLASFTISGENTVTAKFIENGDLVVKAYNERYPNGMFDYVHMMIGDIVFPTKTTLTVGDIVCFSMPLLASDGDPGYWQSSASEILTVDPITGIGRAKNVGYAVVKHSLATHMQGEIEVNIQPIAKVSIVPLRGRNITGTETFSVPLVLKSKDEQVKENNVLSRGLGGCRTFTSFTLNSFPYTCNIQFVSSTTSIGVKDLFLVKPRFDITTGFYYCDIIPMGSPNIISSTLETRMQINAQHRDIEAVPLEVTYLPPVYVDAKEIVFINIHSQTVPTATLEIYGLQSVLDHLTIDVPDGMTVSARQYISKSTMQYKLRLIHNLDDIQGQKVIVANDITKQNISLFVRVTKYENFIPLSGIHWVDYMYFHRYTFGTLAVLVITCFYVWKNKMANIDLNVKNRTVFADKCPPQLKKTSTPCSTILNSTNMFTPRSPITPIRPFSAFDPVYGDPRSFYSASKRNRSMNT from the exons ATGATACTCGCGGCATTTTTCATTCTATTTTATATGGTGTCGGATGCTAGTGTGCATAGATTAAACGTGCCTAGAGTTTTGTTGCCGGTATTCAATGATTTTGCTGTTAATTTTACACTTGAAGTTACCGATGGTGCTTGTTATCAATG GTCAACGTCACGTTTAGATATAATTCAGTTAATTCCCATAAATGAAAATGTCGAACGAACATGTTCCTCTGCTATTTTAATTCAAACGATAACAAGAGAATCTACTAGAAATACGGCAATAGTATTGGCAGAGGATGTCAATAATGGACAATTTTTACGATGCGATGTTATAGTCGATGcaattttttctttaaatctTGTTACAACCACAAGAGAATTGTACATAGAAGAAGCACCAGAAGCATTCGAAGTACGAGCATACGACGAACAAG GCAATGAATTTACAACTCTCGCAGGAGTTGAATTCTTTTGGAGTATAGATAATACCGATAAATATATGTTGGATGGTAAAACACAGAATGATGTTCTGAGATTTATGACTTATCAGGAATCACAGTACGAAACTCCCTCGACTGTTGCTGCTTTAGACTCTGTTAGTAAGACAGGACACATCGTGCTATTGGAAGGGATAAAAACTGGTACAGCTAAGGTTTCCGTAAGATTACCATACCCGGAATATAAACATGTACCACCGATAGAAGTAGAATTGATCGTAATAGCCAATTTAATTATCATTCCATCGGACATAACAATAATGGCGTACGatagttttaaatataaaataatgcaAGCTCGTCAAGGTCGTTTAGAAGAAATAAATCTACCGTCTAGCCAGTACTACTTAGAAGCTGAAAATCCAGACATACTAGAAATTGATAATGACCATGACAGCGCGTATGCTAAGTCCTTGGGTCGCACCAAAGTATTTTTGCATGACAAAAATGTTCGCGACGAATATCCTGTTATTTTGCCATCTGCTATGGTCAATGTGAACGATGTATCTTACATCACGCTCGCTATCTTACCTAACAAAAATTGGGGTTTAATACTTGGCCACACCCATGAGATTGTAGTCGAATTATACAACAACAAAGATCATAAATTCTACATCGGAGAAGGTGTAGAAGTGTCGATGAAATTGGACGAACGTTACTTCGAACCGAAATTGGTAACGCAAAATGGTACTTACGTTGTCGGTGTGCCTATTACATGCGGAACAATGACTATCGAAGCTACGCTTTATGGCATAATCgataagtatgggaaaaagaTTCCTGTCGCATCGCGACCTACTACAAGAGCTGAGCTTTTGATTCACACTCCTGTCACTATTCAGCCTAAAGTATTGGCTGTTCCATGGGATTTTAAGGCCAAATCACGGTATGACATAGTGTTGAAAGCAAGTGGAGGAGATGGATCATATGTATGGTCTAGTAGACATTCATCGATAGTAACAGTTTCTCAAAATGGGGGGATAAGAATTGTAGCAACTGGTACAACCGAGATAAGCGTTGCCATGACAAGAAATCAGTATAACAAAGATACAGCAAGGGTATATGTGTTAACGCCTTCGAAACTAAAGGTGGTAGAGTATAGTATGGAAGTAGCTGTAGGAGAACCAATTTATCTCCACATTGCGTTATATGGAAAATTAATTAATGGAACTGATTCTAAAGAGGTACCATTCAACGATTGTAGAGATATTAATTTTGAAACGTACATTCCGGATAGTAATTTTGTGCAAAACGATAGTAAGGTCGTAGAACCCGTTGGAATCGCGTGTGCTGTTATAGCAATCACTAGCATGGATATCGGAACGTCTGAAGTAACAGTAGTATACAAAGCTAATGGTCAATATTTAACTGATAATATCACTGTGTCAGCCTATGAACCTTTACTCGCGATACATCCAAGTAGCAAAGAAACTTTGTTAGCGGTGGGATCTTCGAGAAAAATAGTTTTTAAAGGTGGACCCCACCCGTGGTCCAGTAAACCTCAgagttatttacgaaaaattcaGGTATCTGAAAGTAAATTTGTCGAGGTAATAGAACATGGAGATTTACCAAACGAATTTCACAAATTGTCAGTTTTTGAAGTAATGTGCAAAGCTCTTGGGGAGGTGATCTTAACATTTACAATTTCCAATGTTCCTTTACTaccaaattgcaaaagtatgtacGCGATCGAAACTGTACGAATTATTTGTGGAAAACCTAGACATATTTACCTTCAGCCTGAATATAAAGACAGCAAGAACTGCCCTATCAGTCTTAATACGGAAAGAGTAATGGCATATAGCggtaaaaatttcaaacttATCACTATAGTAAAAGACGAAGAAGGTAGAACATTCGATAACATTACGAGTTTACACATCGAATGGAATTTAAAACCCTCGTCTATAGGTTTTGTAGAAATGTCGCCTGGTTGCATGGAAGAAACGTTCACGGACATGAACGTAATTTTACCAAAGAATTATTATcaaaatgttatttttaaaaagCATTCCGGTGTTCTTACGCTAACAGCTACCGTTACAGGTTATCAGAAATACATTCtaagtaaattaaaaataatacccGAATGGCCGCCTTTTGCCATTGAAACTGAAAGAAGAATCTATGAAACTCCACTTATTGAAGCTTCCATACAAATGGTTTTAGTTAACGATACCAGTATTAGCCCTAGTAAATTAATGGTATTAAATGATCCCACTgcaaaatattatttacaagtTAGCCAAGGTTCTGGCTACTATGAATTTGTGCTGAGTACAGATGATATTGCGGATGTCCGATACATAGAGTCGACAAAAACAATCAGCATTACGCCAAAAGCATCTGGAGTACTTAATTTGGCATTGGTGGATCTTTGTTTGCCCTCAAAATCGGCCGAAGCTGTGATCGAAATACAGCAGCTTGCTGTTATAGAAatagaaacagtaaataaaattgaaaaagggAAGTGTGTAGTGGCTGCATTGAAGCTTTATGATACAAACGGTCATATAATAAAATTACCGTTTTTGAATGTATTGGAATTTAAAGCAGAAGTCGATAACGAGTGTATAGAAGTTAAACAACTACCTCCTAGCGAGCATGGTAATGCCCCTTATAATCAATTGTTGTATATGATATATGGCATGGCAGAAGGGGAATCTCAGTTAACTTTTGTGAATAAAGGAGGTGATAGAGAAATACAGAGCGAGTCAGCGACTATTCAAGTTTTCCTCCCTTTAAGAGTCTTCCCAAAGAATTTAACGATATTGGTAGGCACCGTTTATCAAGTGCAAACAATAGGAGGACCGTCGAATGCAGAAATCGAATTCTCAACGAAAAGTAATGATATTTTAAATGTCGATCGGAATGGTATATTTGAAGGAAAATCAGTtgggcaaacaaaaataatcgtTAGAGCCATTGGTCTTAATGCTAAAGGCAACAAAGTCATTTATTCTGAGGATTATACCGACATACATGTGCTGTATCTTGAGGGCATTAAAATCGTCGTTCCAACAAGCAGAGTAAAAGTGGGTGCGACATTCCCACTTTGGGCGTTTGGTATTCCAGAATATTTGACTCCACTTATTATAGGATCTATGCAACTACCATTGATTTTTATGTGGTCATCTAGTGATTCTAATTTAGTAACTTTGTATAACATGTACGAAGGTACAGGTATCAATATCAGATATCAAAACGAGGTTTCTTTGAGAGCTAAAGCTATCGGTCCTGGATTGGCAACCATTTATTTAAATGTCACAATGCCATGTAACATGTTGGCTGGATTTAAAAGTGACGTAACGTACACTACTTTTGTAAAAGTAGAAATCTTTGAAGAATTGCGTTTGACGCATCCCGAATTACCTTCCAATGTACCAGTGATATTAATGTCACCGAATTCTGTTTTGAAATTGCAAACAAATCGTGATAAGCATGGCTCCACTACTTATAAAGTGTTGTCGACCATGCATGGAAATGATTCAGAGGATACACATGCTTTAACTCCAACATCTAAAACTGTAATTATCGATAAGAATGGTATCATAAAAGCTGGCGAAAATCTTGGGAAAATAGTCATTTCTATTTCAAATATGGAAGCATATAatttgaagcagtcgattaccgTTATTGTCGAA GTGAAACCCGTTCATTACATGATGATATCGTTAAAATCAATTTTGCGAATTCGTAATGGGGAAGAATTAAACATGTTGCCTAAAGGCATGGAATTGGATTATGCTCTCGAATATTATGATAACGTTGGAACAAAATTCCATGCTGCCGAAATTAATGCTAAAACTATGCTAAATCGTGCTGACCTAGCATCATTTACTATAAGCGGTGAAAATACCGTTACTGCAAAATTCATTGAAAATGGAGATCTTGTTGTAAAGGCATACAATGAAAGGTATCCTAATGGGATGTTTGATTATGTACATATGATGATTGGTGACATAGTCTTTCCAACAAAG ACAACATTGACAGTAGGTGATATAGTTTGTTTCTCAATGCCACTTCTGGCTTCTGATGGTGATCCAGGTTACTGGCAATCCTcagcttctgaaatattaacagTAGATCCTATCACAGGAATAGGTAGAGCGAAAAATGTAGGCTATGCAGTTGTAAAACACAGCCTTGCAACACATATGCAAGGTGAAATAGAAGTCAATATACAACCGATTGCAAAG GTATCAATTGTTCCATTAAGAGGTCGAAATATCACcggaactgaaacattcagcgtTCCTCTTGTATTGAAAAGTAAAGACGAGCAAGTTAAAGAAAACAACGTATTATCTAGAGGTCTAGGTGGTTGTAGAACGTTTACATCCTTCACCCTAAATTCATTTCCTTACACGTGTAATATACAATTTGTTTCATCGACCACGTCAATCGGAGTAAAAGATTTATTCCTTGTCAAGCCACGATTTGATATTACAACAG GTTTTTATTATTGTGATATAATACCTATGGGCTCTCCCAATATAATCTCCAGTACATTAGAAACTCGTATGCAAATAAATGCACAACACAGGGACATTGAAGCTGTACCTTTAGAAGTAACGTATCTTCCACCTGTATATGTCGATGCCAAGGAAATTGTTTTTATCAATATTCATTCTCAAACTGTGCCAACTGCAACACTCGAAATATATGGTTTACAATCTGTATTGGATCATCTTACA ATCGATGTACCAGATGGAATGACTGTGAGTGCACGACAATATATTTCCAAATCAACGATGCAGTACAAATTACGTTTAATACATAATCTAGATGACATTCAAGGACAAAAAGTTATCGTTGCTAACGACATTACAAAGCAAAATATATCT ctttTCGTACGCGTGacaaaatatgaaaatttcATACCATTATCTGGGATTCATTGGGTGGATTATATGTATTTTCACCGTTATACGTTTGGAACACTTGCCGTTCTCGTAATTACATGCTTCTATG TATGGAAGAATAAAATGGCAAATATTGACTTGAATGTAAAAAATAGAACAGTTTTTG CTGACAAATGTCCACCGCAATTAAAAAAGACTAGTACCCCGTGTTCAACTATTTTAAATAGTACAAATATGTTTACTCCTCGAAGCCCGATTACACCGATAAGACCATTCTCGGCATTTGATCCGGTTTATGGCGATCCTCGCAGTTTTTATTCAGCAAGCAAACGGAATAGATCAATGAATACCTAA
- the Ssrbeta gene encoding signal sequence receptor beta: MKWYIISAAFAALILTIHAEEEEEAARLLVSKQLLNKYLVENMDIVIKYTVHNVGNAAALEVEITDNSFHPDHFTHVSGEINARIDRVPPYTNVTHTVVVKPRIFGHFNFSSAEVLYRRKEDAPRLQFAVSSEPGQAIIVSFRDYDKQFSSHVIDWAAFAVMTLPSLAIPFALWYSSKNKYEKLLKTSKKH; encoded by the exons ATGAAGTGGTACATAATATCTGCAGCTTTTGCTGCTTTAATTCTCACCATACATGcagaagaagaggaagaggcTGCAAGATTATTAGTATCTAAACAACTTCTGAACAAGTATCTTGTAGAAAATATGGACATTGTGATCAAA TATACGGTTCACAATGTAGGGAATGCAGCTGCGTTAGAAGTTGAAATCACAGACAACTCTTTCCACCCGGATCATTTTACTCATGTGAGTGGAGAAATAAATGCAAGGATAGATCGTGTTCCACCTTACACGAATGTTACTCATACGGTTGTTGTAAAGCCACGGATATTTGGACATTTCAATTTCTCGTCTGCGGAAGTTTTATACAGACGCAAGGAAGATGCTCCTAGATTACAATTTGCTGTCAGTAGCGAACCTGGCCAAGCAATCATTGTATCGTTCAGAGATTACGACAAGCAATTTTCTTCTCATGTG ATCGATTGGGCTGCATTCGCTGTGATGACGCTACCTTCGTTAGCTATTCCTTTTGCATTATGGTACTCTAGTAAAAACAAATACGAAAAATTACTTAAAACTTCGAAGAAACATTAA